Proteins found in one Zea mays cultivar B73 chromosome 1, Zm-B73-REFERENCE-NAM-5.0, whole genome shotgun sequence genomic segment:
- the LOC100381604 gene encoding uncharacterized protein LOC100381604 — protein sequence MHHLRRLVRSPLRHVPPRAAFSGRPSVSHGNDAYGSSHAAASDAIVCLVVAGGGGLEADLDRLFSAVLSHGLVSSVLRALTDRGVPAERFFAWASSLGRGFSPGPRAYNLLVENAGRLDDYGAMSRALALMSERRLSLTDRAFAFLAPSSGSSRSGSVEDAARAVLRALDGVGGPCRASGVFSLVKALASIGEFDAAVLVIEETARKVRYYNVLVAAKCKAGDFVGAREVFDEMRRSGSDPDANTWNYLLGCLLKKGRLAEACGLVEAMERLKRSEIPSSLTYEILTYHACKAGKMDSAMQILDQMFSENLTPRITIHSAFIKGYFYAGRIEDACKYVSDMSTRDRHSVNRNYSLLAKLLWKSGRTIDAGRVLYELMEKGLRPDHSAYVKVAKDLHKMGKGNLACELKMMFQRFSVNSRSETHHQPISGT from the coding sequence ATGCACCACCTCCGTCGCCTCGTCCGCTCTCCCCTCCGCCACGTCCCTCCCCGCGCGGCATTCTCCGGCAGGCCCTCCGTTTCCCACGGCAACGACGCGTATGGTAGCTCCCACGCCGCCGCTTCAGACGCGATCGTTTGCCTCGTCGTCGCAGGCGGCGGAGGCCTCGAGGCCGACCTCGACCGCCTCTTCTCAGCCGTCCTTTCCCACGGGCTCGTCTCCAGCGTCCTCCGAGCGCTCACGGACCGCGGCGTCCCCGCGGAGCGTTTCTTCGCGTGGGCCTCATCCCTCGGCAGGGGCTTCTCCCCCGGCCCCCGCGCGTACAACCTGCTCGTCGAGAATGCCGGGAGGCTGGACGACTACGGCGCGATGTCGCGCGCCCTGGCGCTCATGTCAGAGCGGAGGCTCTCCCTGACCGACCGGGCATTCGCCTTCCTGGCGCCGTCGTCGGGTTCGTCACGGAGCGGCAGCGTGGAGGACGCGGCGAGAGCGGTCCTGCGTGCTCTCGATGGTGTCGGcgggccctgccgcgcttccggcGTGTTCTCGCTTGTCAAGGCGCTGGCGTCCATCGGAGAGTTCGATGCCGCTGTCTTGGTGATCGAAGAGACGGCGAGGAAGGTGCGGTACTATAACGTCCTCGTCGCTGCAAAGTGTAAAGCCGGCGACTTTGTCGGCGCCCGTGAGGTGTTCGATGAAATGAGGAGGTCGGGGTCTGACCCCGACGCCAACACCTGGAACTACCTCCTCGGCTGCCTGCTCAAGAAGGGGAGGCTCGCTGAGGCGTGCGGGCTCGTTGAGGCCATGGAGAGGTTGAAGCGCAGTGAGATCCCGAGCTCGCTCACGTACGAGATCCTCACATACCATGCCTGCAAGGCAGGGAAGATGGATTCGGCAATGCAGATTCTTGATCAGATGTTCTCGGAAAACCTGACGCCGAGGATCACCATACACTCTGCATTCATCAAGGGGTACTTCTACGCTGGGAGAATAGAAGATGCCTGCAAGTATGTCAGTGACATGAGCACCAGGGACAGACATTCTGTGAACCGGAACTACAGCCTGCTCGCTAAGCTGCTGTGGAAGTCGGGGAGGACCATTGATGCAGGCAGAGTCCTATATGAGCTGATGGAGAAGGGCCTCAGACCTGACCATTCTGCTTATGTTAAAGTGGCCAAGGATCTGCACAAGATGGGCAAGGGTAATCTGGCTTGTGAACTGAAGATGATGTTTCAAAGGTTCAGCGTCAATAGCAGATCAGAAACACATCATCAACCCATATCTGGTACTTAG